A genomic region of Candidatus Babeliales bacterium contains the following coding sequences:
- the bamD gene encoding outer membrane protein assembly factor BamD, whose amino-acid sequence MLMDRIYSYCLAILTMVLSLSSCRMNHKKKLALKEPRTKNEVCIPYTSSKNQDEAKREKEIQHKLVKDLNVEELRIRLAIDYARGYESDRLRIIDQLIIMSTDQQEVQQLRLERADLYFDDGKMKEAARYYREYVKLYPGSKDRDYAEYKKILCNFYAQLVPPHDQTRTTKTLDMITAYLEQESQEQAFRDEVKKIQTTCYTDLFEHEKGIFNFYAKQYNIKAAEARLKNIQKTFVPTGRFDAECLELEAYLAHLQGNTELLKEKTLLLESKFPGYSPTMLVSNTQKKPDYVHRF is encoded by the coding sequence ATGCTCATGGATCGTATTTATTCGTATTGCCTTGCCATTCTAACAATGGTTTTATCGCTCTCTTCTTGCAGAATGAATCACAAAAAAAAGTTGGCTCTTAAAGAGCCACGCACCAAGAATGAAGTCTGCATTCCGTATACTTCGTCGAAAAATCAAGATGAAGCAAAGCGGGAGAAAGAGATTCAGCATAAGCTCGTTAAAGATTTGAACGTTGAAGAATTACGCATTCGTCTTGCGATCGATTATGCTCGCGGATACGAATCGGATCGACTAAGAATCATTGATCAACTTATTATCATGAGTACCGATCAACAAGAAGTACAACAACTTCGCCTCGAGCGCGCAGATCTCTATTTTGACGATGGCAAAATGAAAGAAGCGGCGCGGTACTATCGCGAATACGTAAAATTATATCCTGGCAGCAAAGATCGCGATTATGCAGAATACAAAAAAATACTCTGCAATTTCTATGCTCAGCTCGTACCCCCGCACGATCAAACTCGAACGACAAAAACGCTCGATATGATAACCGCTTATCTTGAACAAGAATCGCAAGAGCAAGCATTTCGCGATGAAGTGAAAAAAATTCAAACGACTTGCTACACCGACCTATTTGAGCATGAAAAAGGTATTTTCAACTTTTATGCAAAGCAATATAATATTAAAGCGGCTGAAGCGCGACTTAAAAATATCCAAAAAACTTTTGTACCCACCGGACGTTTTGATGCAGAATGTCTTGAGCTAGAAGCTTATTTAGCACATTTGCAAGGCAATACTGAACTTCTTAAAGAAAAAACATTGCTCCTTGAATCAAAATTCCCAGGCTACTCGCCAACAATGCTTGTTTCCAACACGCAAAAAAAACCTGATTATGTTCATCGATTCTGA
- the priA gene encoding primosomal protein N' translates to MFAQVRLLNGFHESLWYEIPHELKELKVGMIVSVPLRARVLPALIQKISSTRPNVSWQLRSIEGIEKVPEDVHYQKFINQLADYYQLSPLYFAQRLRSFLTQKEHEIESVITDSNQPEAKLVTLTDEQQYAVKQITKKIDEQSYSPFLLHGLTGSGKTEVYKKALQHAIKNKKSALVLLPEVSLAVQFTQLFRAAMPECTIFGFHSAIGVKEKRALWQALVLGAPLIIIGVHLPIMLPIKNLGIIVVDEEHEVGYQEKKHPRINSKEAALVRAQTAGIPIVLGSATPSISSLYAVQQKGWQLLELKNRYAGSLPCIEVVQFDKNKKRPNFWVSKELYNAIIDRLSKKEQTILFLNRRGHSFFVQCTKCGEIERCTQCSVTLTLHDHEQLLCHYCGLKKELPPACIGCGADKTSFLKKGIGTQQLVSIIQSLFPTAHVERADVDATVNKKRWQQTLKSFHDGAIDILIGTQTITKGYHFPKVTLVGVIWADLNLHFPMFNAAETTLQQLIQVAGRAGRASHDSLVIVQTMSEHPIFSFLNETDYIKFYETEMVTRQEIEYPPYARFVEIELKHTDEAIVEREAQQLVQQLNAKSRSTSLAVRVLGPARPLVHKVNNLCSRKMYCKASTMLAIQRLFQSIDENSYQSSIYFTPHPLS, encoded by the coding sequence ATGTTTGCACAAGTACGTTTACTTAATGGATTTCACGAATCGTTATGGTACGAAATACCGCATGAGTTAAAAGAGCTCAAGGTGGGTATGATCGTAAGCGTTCCATTGCGTGCGCGTGTGCTTCCCGCATTGATCCAAAAAATTTCGAGCACCCGGCCGAATGTTTCTTGGCAACTGCGCTCAATCGAAGGGATTGAAAAAGTTCCTGAAGATGTGCATTATCAAAAATTTATTAATCAACTCGCGGATTATTATCAGCTTTCTCCTCTCTATTTTGCGCAACGTTTACGTTCGTTTTTAACGCAAAAAGAGCATGAGATTGAATCAGTTATAACTGATTCAAATCAGCCAGAAGCGAAATTAGTAACATTGACCGATGAACAGCAATACGCGGTGAAGCAAATTACAAAAAAAATTGATGAACAATCATACTCACCATTTTTACTTCATGGATTAACTGGCTCGGGAAAAACAGAAGTGTATAAAAAAGCGCTGCAGCACGCGATTAAAAATAAAAAATCTGCGCTCGTTTTATTACCGGAAGTTTCATTGGCTGTACAATTTACTCAACTATTTCGCGCGGCCATGCCAGAGTGCACCATTTTCGGATTTCACAGTGCAATTGGCGTAAAAGAAAAGCGGGCATTATGGCAAGCGCTCGTGCTGGGTGCGCCGCTCATTATTATCGGAGTCCATTTGCCGATAATGCTTCCGATTAAAAACTTGGGGATTATTGTTGTTGATGAGGAGCATGAAGTTGGTTATCAAGAAAAAAAACATCCACGCATTAACAGCAAAGAGGCGGCGCTCGTGCGTGCGCAAACTGCAGGAATTCCTATTGTTCTGGGATCAGCGACCCCTTCGATCTCTTCATTATATGCTGTGCAACAAAAAGGATGGCAACTTCTGGAGTTAAAGAATCGATATGCCGGATCTTTACCCTGCATTGAAGTGGTTCAGTTTGATAAGAATAAAAAACGGCCAAACTTTTGGGTAAGCAAAGAACTTTACAATGCGATAATTGATAGACTTTCAAAAAAAGAGCAAACGATCTTATTTTTAAATCGGCGTGGCCATAGTTTTTTTGTGCAGTGCACAAAATGCGGCGAGATTGAACGATGTACGCAATGCTCCGTTACGCTCACTCTCCACGATCATGAACAATTGCTGTGCCATTATTGCGGCTTGAAAAAGGAACTGCCGCCTGCATGCATTGGGTGCGGGGCAGATAAAACTTCTTTTTTAAAAAAAGGGATTGGTACGCAGCAGCTCGTTTCGATTATTCAATCACTTTTTCCGACCGCACACGTTGAGCGGGCCGACGTCGACGCTACAGTAAATAAAAAAAGATGGCAGCAAACATTAAAATCGTTTCACGATGGCGCGATCGATATTTTAATCGGAACGCAAACGATTACTAAGGGTTACCATTTTCCCAAAGTGACGTTGGTTGGCGTCATTTGGGCAGATCTGAATTTGCATTTTCCGATGTTTAATGCAGCAGAAACAACGCTGCAACAATTAATTCAAGTAGCGGGAAGAGCAGGAAGAGCGAGTCACGATAGTTTAGTTATTGTGCAAACTATGAGCGAACATCCGATCTTTTCATTTCTCAATGAAACCGATTATATAAAATTTTATGAGACCGAAATGGTAACGCGGCAAGAGATCGAATACCCGCCCTATGCGCGCTTTGTAGAAATAGAACTTAAGCATACAGATGAAGCTATTGTGGAACGGGAAGCGCAGCAACTTGTGCAACAACTTAACGCCAAATCACGATCAACCTCTTTAGCGGTGCGAGTTTTGGGGCCGGCGCGACCATTGGTTCATAAGGTGAATAATTTATGCAGCAGAAAAATGTATTGCAAAGCATCAACAATGCTCGCCATTCAGCGTCTTTTTCAATCAATTGATGAAAATAGTTATCAAAGTAGTATCTATTTTACGCCGCATCCATTGAGCTAA
- a CDS encoding ATP-binding cassette domain-containing protein: protein MIIIRDAQLQLGEHTIFRELNATFQSHQKVGLVGRNGAGKSTLLKIIAGLQQFTDGALSLDKQQKIAYMPQELVMQSDKNVFDEAFSVFERYTQLEKRMKELEDLLASQENDDAADSIEEYVGVQEQLAHFDRVNAERKTIEILLGLGFKKEKFELPVSTLSVGWKMRVLLAKLLLQEADFYLFDEPTNHLDIVAKEWFFNFLKNGSFGYLLVTHDRYFLEHCCPQIFELELGRGTLYSGNLTYYLAQKEERRLQAITKRDRQEKEISKKEDWAQRWGTKATKAKMAQNMLRQVDRIKEELVEIEPLLPSIHLKFPETAQSGKIVLTVKNVQHSFDNKQLFKNVSCEIGRGEKVALIAPNGVGKTTLFELVHEKLPLQNGSIEFGHNVAPAFFEQDQTRILNPKLTVFEEVQESSPTISEQIVRSFLGSFLFSGDDVKKKIGVLSGGERNRVAMVKVLLKRANFLLLDEPTNHLDMYAQDILLQALQQYTGTILMVCHDHDFIQKLATRILELTPTGLNSYNGDYESYLYAKKHMQNNLEEKASTPAPKKAEESERQPRNSENKDLFALRKQVSQLESKIFKLEQEMKKLTEQFAHLQYGSDGYQKAEKKFKETQNELSVRLSEWEQLLKELH from the coding sequence GTGATTATTATTCGTGATGCGCAGCTGCAATTAGGCGAACACACCATATTTCGTGAATTGAACGCCACATTTCAATCTCATCAAAAAGTGGGCCTCGTTGGGCGAAATGGGGCTGGTAAATCCACATTGCTTAAAATTATTGCCGGCCTTCAACAATTTACCGATGGCGCACTTTCTCTGGATAAGCAGCAAAAAATTGCATACATGCCGCAAGAGCTCGTTATGCAATCGGATAAAAATGTTTTTGACGAAGCATTCTCTGTTTTTGAACGGTACACCCAGCTTGAAAAAAGAATGAAAGAGCTCGAAGATTTATTAGCATCGCAGGAAAATGATGATGCCGCAGATTCGATTGAAGAATATGTAGGTGTACAGGAGCAGCTTGCGCATTTTGATAGGGTTAATGCTGAACGTAAAACGATTGAGATCTTGCTGGGGTTAGGATTTAAGAAAGAAAAATTTGAACTGCCCGTAAGCACGTTAAGCGTGGGCTGGAAAATGCGCGTACTTCTAGCAAAACTCCTTTTGCAGGAAGCGGATTTTTATCTTTTTGATGAGCCAACAAACCATTTGGATATTGTTGCAAAAGAATGGTTTTTCAATTTTTTAAAAAATGGCTCGTTTGGGTATTTACTCGTAACCCATGATCGATACTTTCTGGAACATTGCTGCCCTCAAATTTTTGAACTCGAACTGGGACGTGGAACGCTTTATAGTGGTAATTTAACGTATTATTTAGCCCAAAAAGAAGAACGTCGTTTACAAGCAATTACCAAGCGCGACCGCCAGGAAAAAGAGATTTCAAAGAAAGAGGATTGGGCGCAACGCTGGGGAACAAAAGCGACTAAAGCAAAAATGGCGCAAAATATGCTTCGCCAAGTTGACAGAATCAAAGAAGAACTCGTTGAAATTGAGCCACTTTTACCTTCAATACATTTAAAATTTCCTGAAACGGCACAATCCGGAAAAATCGTGCTGACAGTGAAAAATGTTCAGCATTCCTTTGATAATAAACAGCTTTTTAAAAACGTTTCATGCGAAATTGGCCGCGGAGAAAAAGTCGCTTTAATTGCACCAAACGGCGTTGGTAAAACTACTCTTTTTGAATTGGTTCACGAAAAATTACCGCTGCAAAATGGGTCTATTGAATTTGGGCATAACGTCGCCCCAGCATTTTTCGAGCAGGACCAAACGCGGATTTTAAATCCTAAATTGACCGTTTTTGAAGAGGTACAAGAATCGTCTCCAACAATTTCTGAGCAGATAGTTCGCTCTTTTTTGGGATCGTTTTTATTTTCTGGTGATGATGTTAAGAAAAAAATTGGAGTGTTGAGCGGTGGCGAGCGAAATCGCGTTGCAATGGTTAAAGTACTTCTCAAGAGAGCTAATTTTTTACTTCTTGATGAACCCACAAACCATCTTGATATGTACGCGCAGGATATTTTATTGCAAGCGCTCCAGCAATATACCGGAACGATTTTGATGGTATGCCATGATCACGATTTTATTCAAAAATTGGCAACTCGCATTTTAGAGCTGACCCCGACCGGATTGAATAGCTATAATGGCGATTATGAATCGTATCTTTATGCAAAAAAACATATGCAAAATAATTTGGAAGAAAAAGCGAGCACTCCCGCACCAAAAAAAGCTGAAGAGTCAGAACGGCAGCCAAGAAATTCTGAAAATAAAGATCTTTTTGCTCTTCGTAAGCAAGTTTCACAGCTTGAATCAAAAATATTTAAATTAGAACAGGAGATGAAAAAACTGACCGAGCAGTTTGCTCATTTGCAATACGGCTCAGATGGTTACCAGAAAGCTGAAAAGAAATTTAAAGAAACACAGAACGAATTGAGCGTCCGACTTTCCGAGTGGGAGCAGCTGCTTAAAGAATTACATTAA
- a CDS encoding ABC transporter ATP-binding protein → MPRTKSPIIHVDFEKPWWHIIWLQKWRVFLIAAGEACINIFDTVSPIILGWVFTAKRYDYFAYFSIAWLSSIVFQDFVRKLNSTLQLRCIHSVHFNAHQFLLQVDPMYHAHRETGAVLGKIDRASRAYENFLDSVLIDILGYAAGIVTALISLMYESLWLGFVLLGLLAVILAFNLGLSRYFIIPRERTLIDADDAVKAMGQENLSQINLIRSYFASNEINHQLRLTDAKLFGQERSLWNANITMWSIIKIMYLFTVFLLGTYILGNIHHGNLTAIDGIALMVMYIQGTYGIISLERPIRTMTRSLTRIKDLFAFLPTFGKQSYPVLQESDEEMIPPVASTSTISVVANDISFWYTDQNSIFDHHNLSLFVNSAQISKLYGVIGPSGVGKSTLISILGGQLNPLTGSVLIDGIDIYAIDDYMRRSLIAMQGQVASSLRGSLRYNLLFGLPEDKLNTYTDEYLIDILSRVGLWTIFESKNGLDTLIGEGGLTISGGQRQRLNFASLYLRANAYKPALILIDEPTSSLDEVSEQAITAMILELAFNALTIVIAHRIKTIEKAIGILDFSLIAQERDLIFYSHDELLKRSTYYQQLIHGTVTLE, encoded by the coding sequence ATGCCGCGCACAAAATCGCCAATTATCCATGTGGACTTTGAAAAACCATGGTGGCACATTATTTGGCTCCAAAAATGGCGCGTCTTTCTTATTGCTGCTGGTGAAGCGTGCATAAACATTTTTGATACCGTAAGTCCCATTATTTTGGGATGGGTGTTCACCGCAAAACGCTATGATTATTTTGCTTATTTTTCGATCGCGTGGCTTAGCTCAATAGTTTTTCAGGATTTCGTTCGTAAATTGAACTCAACGCTCCAATTGCGCTGTATTCATAGTGTCCATTTTAATGCGCATCAGTTCCTTTTGCAGGTAGATCCTATGTATCACGCGCACCGTGAAACGGGCGCTGTTTTAGGAAAAATTGATCGCGCGTCCCGTGCGTATGAAAACTTCCTTGATTCCGTGCTTATAGACATTTTGGGTTATGCGGCTGGTATCGTTACTGCTCTTATATCGTTGATGTATGAAAGTTTATGGCTCGGTTTTGTGCTTTTAGGTTTGTTGGCAGTAATTCTCGCATTCAATTTAGGGCTTTCTCGCTATTTTATTATTCCGCGCGAACGAACGCTGATTGATGCCGATGACGCTGTTAAAGCTATGGGCCAAGAAAATTTATCTCAAATCAATCTCATCCGTTCCTATTTTGCAAGCAACGAAATTAATCATCAGCTGAGACTGACCGATGCAAAACTTTTTGGCCAAGAACGCAGTCTCTGGAATGCAAATATCACGATGTGGTCAATTATTAAAATTATGTATTTATTTACCGTTTTTTTACTTGGCACTTATATTCTTGGTAACATTCATCACGGTAATTTAACCGCAATTGATGGTATCGCTTTGATGGTAATGTACATTCAGGGTACCTACGGCATCATCAGCCTCGAGCGCCCCATCCGCACCATGACACGATCGCTCACTCGCATAAAAGATCTTTTTGCTTTCCTGCCAACGTTTGGCAAACAGAGTTACCCTGTTCTTCAAGAATCTGATGAAGAAATGATTCCGCCAGTTGCATCAACTTCTACCATTTCGGTCGTCGCCAACGATATTTCATTTTGGTATACCGATCAAAATAGTATTTTTGATCATCACAATTTATCGCTCTTTGTTAATTCAGCGCAAATATCAAAACTTTATGGTGTTATTGGGCCCTCTGGGGTTGGTAAGAGCACGCTCATTTCTATTTTAGGTGGGCAGCTGAACCCATTAACAGGCAGCGTTCTTATTGATGGGATTGATATCTATGCGATCGATGATTATATGCGCCGTTCCCTTATTGCAATGCAAGGACAAGTAGCTTCAAGCTTGCGTGGCTCGCTCCGCTATAATTTATTGTTTGGACTACCAGAAGATAAACTGAATACGTATACCGATGAATACCTAATTGATATTTTGAGCCGTGTAGGCTTATGGACTATTTTCGAATCAAAAAATGGACTCGATACGCTCATTGGCGAAGGCGGGCTTACTATTTCTGGCGGCCAGCGACAACGCTTAAACTTTGCAAGCCTTTATTTAAGAGCAAACGCCTATAAACCGGCACTCATTTTAATCGATGAACCAACAAGTAGCCTTGACGAAGTGAGCGAACAAGCAATTACTGCAATGATTCTGGAGCTTGCTTTTAATGCACTCACTATAGTAATTGCACATCGCATAAAAACCATTGAAAAAGCGATTGGCATTTTAGATTTTTCATTAATTGCACAAGAAAGAGATCTCATTTTCTACTCGCATGATGAACTGCTAAAGCGCTCAACCTATTATCAGCAATTAATTCATGGCACCGTCACATTGGAATAA
- a CDS encoding ATP-grasp domain-containing protein, with product MDKIRIGVLMGGKSLEREVSFNSGRTVCDHLDTFSFEVIPLYQNTVGKLFILPLRFLHRGKTTDFEHRLETEAKSVSWDELKELVDAMYIAQHGRYAEDGTMQGFLEILGIPYVGSKVFASALGMDKIMQKKILKASGIMVPRCVVITAHELHHELNKETILSDMKKQMITFPCVVKPAKEGSSFGVTVVHHQDDLMPAIKKAAYCDNGLIESVIIDEKINGMEFTTIIITDNEGVLVPLSVTEVVPNPALEYFDYEQKYMPGKSVLYTPARCTQEALEKIQNICCKVMRVLEFKNSARIDGILAPDGSIFIIDPNTFSGASPSSFMFKQAAERNMSHTQLINHLIETEVRACDKLNNRIDLAKRMGKMEDASQHSSEKKMRVAVLMGGASNEREISLESGRNVFYKLSPHSYDAIPVFVNRQLELFILDQKLLVSSSTGQVEKSLECAQKISWASLPEHADFVFIALHGGAGENGSVQGALEMLGLPYNGSSVLASALCMDKWKTNSFLRSEGFEVPRGLLLEKTMWENEREFIKKELQQNVGTFPYIVKPHDDGCSVMVSKVNNDDELERAVQTIFDQGKNAALIEELVTGMELTVGVLGNYSPQALPPSQAVVAGSILSIEEKFLPGAGENQTPALLPKQTLEYVQRIIEKVFSAVGCRGYARIDCFYQTAQQSATGKERVVILEINTLPGLTPATCIFHQAAELGMRPMDFINQIVQLGLQAHEEQFAAAVEKKIETPTVK from the coding sequence ATGGATAAAATACGTATTGGTGTGCTTATGGGGGGCAAATCGCTCGAACGAGAAGTTTCATTCAATTCAGGGCGGACGGTTTGCGATCATCTTGATACTTTTAGCTTTGAAGTTATTCCGCTTTATCAGAATACCGTTGGCAAACTTTTTATTTTACCGCTTCGCTTTTTGCATCGTGGAAAAACTACCGATTTTGAACATCGGCTTGAGACAGAGGCGAAATCAGTGAGCTGGGATGAGCTGAAAGAACTAGTAGATGCGATGTATATAGCGCAGCATGGGCGCTATGCAGAAGATGGAACGATGCAAGGTTTTTTAGAAATACTCGGTATTCCCTACGTTGGCAGCAAAGTATTTGCAAGTGCTTTGGGTATGGATAAAATCATGCAAAAAAAAATACTTAAAGCGAGCGGAATTATGGTGCCGCGTTGCGTCGTAATAACTGCGCATGAATTGCACCATGAATTGAATAAAGAAACTATTCTTTCTGACATGAAAAAACAGATGATTACTTTTCCGTGCGTTGTAAAGCCCGCTAAAGAAGGCTCCAGCTTTGGGGTTACCGTAGTGCATCATCAAGATGATTTGATGCCGGCAATAAAAAAAGCAGCCTATTGCGACAATGGATTGATAGAATCGGTTATTATTGATGAAAAAATAAATGGGATGGAATTTACTACTATTATTATTACCGATAATGAAGGCGTTCTTGTGCCACTTTCTGTAACTGAAGTAGTACCGAATCCTGCGCTCGAATATTTCGATTATGAACAAAAATATATGCCCGGAAAATCGGTGCTTTATACACCTGCGCGTTGTACCCAGGAAGCTTTAGAAAAAATCCAAAATATTTGCTGTAAAGTAATGCGTGTGCTGGAATTTAAAAATAGCGCCCGTATCGATGGAATTTTAGCACCAGATGGTTCTATCTTTATTATTGATCCGAATACTTTTAGTGGTGCAAGCCCTTCAAGTTTTATGTTTAAGCAAGCCGCAGAACGCAATATGAGCCACACCCAACTCATTAATCATTTGATTGAAACTGAGGTGCGGGCTTGTGATAAACTAAATAATCGAATCGATTTGGCAAAACGAATGGGAAAAATGGAAGACGCTTCACAACATAGTTCTGAAAAAAAAATGCGTGTTGCTGTTTTAATGGGCGGCGCATCCAATGAAAGAGAGATTTCCCTTGAATCGGGCCGAAACGTATTTTATAAATTATCGCCTCATAGTTATGATGCAATTCCTGTTTTTGTAAACCGACAATTAGAGCTTTTTATTCTTGATCAAAAGCTTTTGGTTTCAAGCTCAACAGGGCAAGTAGAAAAAAGCTTAGAATGTGCGCAAAAAATTTCTTGGGCATCATTGCCCGAGCATGCAGATTTTGTATTTATTGCGCTCCATGGAGGCGCTGGAGAAAATGGCTCTGTTCAGGGAGCGCTGGAAATGTTGGGACTCCCCTATAATGGCTCTTCAGTTCTTGCAAGCGCATTATGTATGGACAAATGGAAAACGAATTCATTCTTGCGATCAGAGGGGTTTGAAGTACCTCGTGGTTTACTGCTTGAAAAAACTATGTGGGAAAATGAGCGAGAGTTTATTAAAAAAGAATTGCAACAGAACGTGGGCACATTTCCGTATATAGTAAAGCCGCATGATGATGGTTGCAGCGTAATGGTTAGCAAAGTGAATAACGATGATGAGCTTGAGCGAGCGGTGCAAACAATTTTTGATCAAGGCAAAAATGCGGCGCTTATTGAAGAATTGGTAACTGGCATGGAACTCACCGTTGGAGTGCTTGGTAATTATTCGCCTCAAGCATTGCCGCCAAGCCAAGCAGTTGTTGCTGGATCAATTTTATCCATAGAGGAAAAGTTTTTACCGGGAGCTGGAGAGAACCAGACGCCTGCGTTGCTGCCAAAACAGACCTTAGAATATGTTCAGCGCATTATAGAAAAAGTTTTTTCTGCAGTTGGCTGTAGAGGATATGCGCGCATTGATTGTTTTTATCAAACGGCACAGCAGAGCGCAACTGGAAAAGAGCGAGTCGTTATTTTAGAAATTAATACATTGCCCGGGCTAACGCCCGCAACATGCATTTTTCATCAAGCGGCAGAGCTTGGCATGAGACCAATGGACTTTATTAATCAAATTGTTCAGCTTGGTTTGCAAGCCCATGAAGAACAATTCGCTGCAGCTGTAGAAAAAAAAATAGAGACTCCAACGGTAAAATAA
- the orn gene encoding oligoribonuclease, translating into MNKAIIKRDDYLVWIDLEMTGLEIQYDVILEVATIITDGNLNLIAHGPHLVIHQPDSILDHMNEWCKKTHGASGLTRASQESNITTEQAEAETLEFVKLFCKPNSARLAGNSVWQDRIFLQKYMPVLLNYFNYRLIDVSSIKEVIKRWYPTNEKINFQKADNHRALEDIEQSIKELQHYRTNFFIPSL; encoded by the coding sequence ATGAATAAAGCTATCATAAAACGGGATGATTATTTAGTTTGGATCGACTTGGAAATGACAGGATTGGAAATCCAATACGATGTTATTCTCGAAGTTGCAACAATTATCACCGATGGAAATCTCAATCTGATTGCGCATGGACCCCACCTGGTAATCCATCAACCTGATTCGATTCTTGATCATATGAACGAATGGTGCAAAAAAACGCACGGTGCTTCAGGATTAACGCGCGCAAGCCAAGAATCTAACATCACGACCGAACAGGCAGAAGCTGAAACGCTCGAATTTGTAAAACTCTTTTGTAAGCCAAATAGTGCACGCTTAGCGGGCAACTCGGTTTGGCAAGATCGGATATTTTTACAAAAATATATGCCAGTTCTTCTTAATTATTTTAACTACCGCTTAATTGATGTTTCATCAATCAAAGAAGTAATCAAACGTTGGTACCCAACAAATGAAAAAATCAATTTTCAAAAAGCTGATAATCATCGAGCTCTGGAAGATATTGAACAATCAATAAAAGAATTACAACATTATCGCACTAACTTTTTTATTCCATCACTCTGA
- a CDS encoding YraN family protein yields MFIDSEQNSRKIVGHLGEHAVAQHLLSNNYTIVARNFRKKGGEIDIIAQKKDLIVFVEVKTRTSNYFALSEIIVPSKQRKIIVTARSYILENKLRDYILRFDLALVHQVGKIFKIEYIENAFQPNDN; encoded by the coding sequence ATGTTCATCGATTCTGAGCAAAATTCAAGAAAAATAGTTGGCCATCTTGGCGAACATGCGGTTGCCCAGCACCTTTTATCAAATAACTATACAATCGTTGCGCGCAATTTTAGAAAAAAAGGTGGCGAAATAGATATCATCGCTCAAAAAAAAGATCTTATTGTGTTTGTCGAAGTAAAAACACGCACCTCCAATTATTTTGCTCTTTCAGAAATTATTGTTCCTTCAAAGCAGCGAAAAATTATCGTAACCGCACGTTCCTATATTCTTGAAAACAAATTACGTGATTACATCCTCCGCTTCGACCTAGCGCTTGTGCATCAAGTCGGCAAAATTTTTAAAATCGAGTATATCGAAAACGCTTTCCAACCGAACGACAATTAA